The Castellaniella sp. genome includes a window with the following:
- a CDS encoding YbaN family protein: MIRVMYTVLGTLALVLGIIGVFLPLLPTTPFLLLAAFCYLRGSVRLHTWLLSHRILGPYIRDFQSGRGIPLRSKCVALALMWPSLALSAWIMPIPWARWLLLIPGIGVTIYLWRLPTRPPESD; this comes from the coding sequence ATGATCCGCGTCATGTATACCGTCTTGGGCACGCTTGCCCTGGTGCTGGGCATCATCGGGGTTTTTCTCCCCCTGCTGCCGACCACGCCCTTTTTGCTGTTGGCGGCTTTCTGCTACCTGCGCGGCTCGGTGCGGCTGCATACCTGGCTCTTGTCCCATCGCATTCTCGGTCCGTACATCCGCGACTTTCAATCGGGGCGCGGCATCCCCTTACGCAGTAAATGCGTGGCCCTGGCCTTGATGTGGCCATCGCTGGCCCTATCCGCCTGGATCATGCCGATCCCCTGGGCACGCTGGTTACTGCTGATTCCGGGCATCGGCGTCACGATTTACCTATGGCGCCTGCCGACCCGCCCGCCTGAATCAGATTAG
- a CDS encoding monovalent cation/H+ antiporter subunit D, with translation MMSWLSHLTVLPVLIPMLISALMLLTRDNQRKLRIGLGGLSLLLQILTALALIRATQGIGGSLWPDDIGVYRLGNWAAPFGIVLVADRLSALMLGLTAVLGLSTWLYATARWDRAGSHFYPLFQLQLMGLNGAFLSGDLFNLFVFFEILLTASYGLLLHGSGKRRVSAGLHYIGVNLIASFLLLIAIALIYGLTGTLNMADLAVRALTLEGADRQLFDAAAAILGVAFLIKAAAWPLNFWLPNAYSEACAPVAALFAIMTKVGIYALLRIGALLLPAGAPAAFGGAWMFPAGIATLAFGTLGMVASTQPRRIAAYAIITSSGTLFAALGMPGVTLTGPALYYLLSSVLALAALLLLLELAERSQSFGSNLLAITQEAYETDEPDATSLSEQVVGTPLPATMAFLGLSFFACALLIIGLPPLSGFVAKFSLLSAALQTAETGAPTFNVWLLVITMLGSGLACLMAMTRCGVRLFWIPEDLQVPTLRISEVTPILFLLLACAALTIQAGPVMSYLEDTAHYLDQPQRYVQSVLGSQAPGGQP, from the coding sequence ATGATGTCCTGGCTATCTCACTTGACGGTATTGCCGGTTCTGATCCCCATGCTGATCAGCGCCCTGATGCTGTTGACCCGTGACAACCAGCGCAAGCTGCGCATCGGACTGGGCGGGCTGTCGCTGCTATTGCAGATCCTGACGGCCCTGGCCCTGATTCGGGCCACCCAAGGCATAGGCGGGTCTCTCTGGCCCGATGATATCGGGGTCTACCGGCTGGGTAATTGGGCCGCTCCTTTCGGCATCGTTCTGGTGGCCGACCGGCTCTCGGCCCTGATGCTGGGCCTGACCGCCGTGCTGGGTCTATCTACCTGGCTATATGCCACCGCCCGCTGGGATCGTGCCGGCAGCCATTTTTATCCGCTGTTCCAACTGCAGCTGATGGGGCTGAACGGCGCTTTTCTGTCCGGTGATCTGTTCAATCTGTTCGTCTTCTTTGAAATTCTACTGACCGCGTCCTACGGCCTGCTGCTGCATGGCTCGGGCAAGCGCCGCGTCAGTGCCGGACTGCACTATATTGGCGTGAACCTCATCGCTTCCTTCCTGCTGCTGATTGCCATTGCCCTGATCTATGGCTTGACCGGCACACTGAACATGGCCGACCTGGCGGTGCGTGCCCTGACCCTGGAGGGCGCCGACCGCCAATTGTTCGATGCAGCGGCCGCCATCCTGGGGGTGGCCTTTCTGATCAAGGCTGCCGCCTGGCCCCTGAACTTCTGGCTGCCCAATGCCTACTCCGAGGCCTGCGCGCCGGTAGCGGCCCTGTTTGCCATCATGACCAAGGTCGGCATCTATGCCCTGCTGCGCATCGGTGCGCTGTTGCTGCCTGCAGGTGCTCCGGCGGCCTTTGGCGGGGCCTGGATGTTCCCGGCAGGCATTGCCACGCTAGCCTTCGGCACCCTGGGCATGGTGGCCAGCACCCAGCCGCGGCGTATTGCCGCCTACGCCATCATCACATCCTCAGGCACTTTATTCGCCGCCTTGGGCATGCCGGGAGTCACCCTCACGGGGCCGGCCCTGTATTACCTGCTCAGTTCGGTACTGGCCCTGGCCGCCTTATTGCTGCTGCTGGAACTTGCCGAGCGCAGTCAATCATTTGGCTCGAACCTGCTGGCCATCACCCAGGAAGCCTACGAGACCGACGAACCTGATGCCACCAGCCTGTCCGAACAAGTGGTGGGCACCCCGCTGCCGGCCACCATGGCATTCCTGGGGCTAAGCTTCTTTGCCTGCGCCCTGCTGATTATCGGCCTGCCGCCGCTGTCGGGTTTTGTCGCGAAATTCTCGCTGCTGTCCGCCGCACTGCAAACCGCCGAGACCGGCGCACCGACCTTCAATGTCTGGCTGCTGGTCATCACCATGCTGGGGTCCGGGCTGGCCTGCCTGATGGCCATGACCCGTTGCGGGGTCCGACTGTTCTGGATTCCGGAAGACCTTCAGGTGCCCACACTGCGCATCAGCGAAGTCACACCGATTTTATTTCTGCTGCTGGCCTGCGCCGCCCTGACCATCCAGGCGGGTCCTGTCATGAGCTACCTGGAAGACACTGCCCATTATCTGGACCAGCCCCAGCGCTACGTCCAGTCCGTGCTGGGCAGCCAAGCCCCCGGAGGGCAGCCATGA
- the ubiV gene encoding ubiquinone anaerobic biosynthesis protein UbiV: protein MKLALGPLQYYWPRVTTLEFYAAVADWPVDIVYLGETVCSRRHELRLPDWIEIANMLAQAGKTPVLSTQVLLESGNDLNTLRKIADNQRYEIEANDMGAVHCMQGRAFVAGPFLNIYSKPTLDVMVAQGASRWVLPLEMGRIGLAQLQQDRPAGLQTEVFAYGRMPLAFSARCFTARNRNFPKDNCQYVCMDHPDGLLLETKESEAFLTINGIQTQSALVHTLIHELAEAQRLGVDVLRLSPQSQHMDQVVAAFRAVLDGQEAAADAHQRLLPLMPAGPCNGYWHGRPGLDMVLPGDLQLAPSPQADRPGVKTHVAA, encoded by the coding sequence ATGAAACTTGCTTTGGGTCCATTGCAATACTACTGGCCACGGGTCACCACCCTGGAATTCTACGCGGCGGTGGCTGACTGGCCCGTTGATATCGTCTACCTGGGAGAAACCGTTTGCTCCCGTCGCCACGAATTGCGCTTGCCCGACTGGATCGAGATCGCCAATATGCTGGCCCAGGCCGGCAAGACCCCCGTCCTGTCCACCCAGGTGCTGCTGGAATCCGGCAACGACCTGAATACCTTGCGCAAGATCGCCGACAATCAGCGCTACGAGATCGAGGCCAATGATATGGGGGCCGTGCATTGCATGCAGGGTCGCGCCTTTGTTGCGGGGCCATTTCTGAATATTTACAGCAAGCCCACGCTGGATGTGATGGTGGCGCAAGGGGCCAGCCGCTGGGTGCTGCCCCTGGAAATGGGCCGTATTGGCCTGGCCCAGCTGCAGCAGGACCGCCCTGCTGGCCTGCAGACCGAGGTCTTTGCCTATGGCCGCATGCCGCTGGCGTTTTCAGCCCGCTGTTTTACGGCCCGCAACCGCAATTTCCCGAAGGACAATTGCCAGTATGTCTGTATGGATCATCCTGATGGCTTGTTGCTGGAAACCAAAGAATCAGAAGCCTTTCTGACGATTAATGGCATTCAGACGCAATCGGCGCTGGTGCATACCTTGATCCATGAACTGGCCGAGGCGCAGCGCCTGGGCGTGGATGTGCTGCGCTTAAGTCCGCAATCCCAGCATATGGATCAGGTGGTCGCGGCGTTTAGGGCGGTGCTGGATGGCCAGGAGGCCGCTGCGGATGCCCACCAGCGCCTGCTGCCCCTGATGCCGGCAGGCCCCTGCAATGGCTACTGGCATGGGCGTCCGGGCCTGGACATGGTTTTACCTGGCGACCTGCAGCTTGCTCCATCGCCGCAAGCCGACCGTCCAGGCGTCAAGACGCATGTCGCAGCCTGA
- the hemN gene encoding oxygen-independent coproporphyrinogen III oxidase: protein MGFPDDPQAVTLQALEISEALIRRFDQSGPRYTSYPTADRFERDYPADTYLQHLATRAAQPQAAPLSVYVHLPFCESLCYFCACNKIITQDHSRSAEYLDILFHEMDLLSPHLGTQRQTIQLHLGGGTPTFLSTAELTSLMDHIRGHFEFTPDAELGVEIDPRTVTPDTLAMLAGLGFNRTSFGVQDFDPDVQAAVNRIQPYDMVRTALQASRDHGFQSINADLIYGLPKQTLSSFSRTLDQLIELSPDRIALYNYAHLPDRFKSQRLIQAEDLPSAETRLQIFLMSVQRLLTAGYVYIGLDHFAKPDDELNRARLDHSLHRNFQGYTTRAECDLIGFGISAIGKVGDAYVQNHHSLNAYRDILARDELPTAKGFSLSRDDALRREIIMTLMCSMPLDFAAFQQRHGCDFRACFADELTRLDPYIQAGLLALDDRGLQVLPRGRVFVRAFAMVFDQYVGRPRVATYSKLI, encoded by the coding sequence ATGGGCTTTCCCGATGATCCGCAGGCTGTCACCCTGCAGGCCCTTGAGATCTCCGAAGCACTGATTCGTCGTTTTGATCAGTCCGGCCCGCGCTACACCTCTTATCCGACGGCGGATCGCTTCGAACGCGATTATCCGGCGGATACCTATCTGCAGCATCTGGCGACGCGCGCCGCCCAGCCTCAGGCGGCCCCCTTGTCGGTGTATGTGCACCTGCCGTTTTGCGAGTCTCTGTGCTATTTTTGTGCCTGTAACAAAATCATCACGCAGGACCATAGCCGGTCTGCTGAATACCTGGATATTTTGTTTCACGAAATGGATCTGTTAAGCCCGCACCTGGGCACGCAGCGCCAGACGATTCAGCTGCACCTGGGCGGCGGCACCCCCACTTTCCTGAGCACTGCGGAACTCACTTCCCTGATGGATCATATCCGAGGGCATTTTGAGTTCACGCCGGATGCCGAGCTAGGGGTAGAGATCGACCCGCGCACAGTGACGCCGGATACCCTGGCGATGCTGGCCGGGCTGGGCTTTAACCGCACCAGCTTCGGGGTGCAGGATTTCGATCCCGATGTGCAGGCTGCCGTCAATCGCATCCAGCCGTACGACATGGTGCGTACGGCGCTGCAGGCCAGTCGGGATCATGGTTTTCAGTCCATCAATGCCGACCTGATCTATGGCCTGCCAAAACAGACTTTAAGCAGCTTCAGCCGTACGTTGGATCAGTTGATCGAACTCTCGCCTGATCGGATTGCACTTTATAACTACGCGCATCTGCCCGATCGATTCAAATCCCAGCGCCTGATCCAGGCCGAGGATCTGCCCTCGGCAGAGACCCGCCTGCAGATTTTCCTGATGTCGGTGCAGCGGCTGCTGACGGCGGGCTACGTCTATATCGGGCTGGATCATTTCGCCAAGCCCGACGATGAACTCAATCGCGCGCGGCTGGATCACAGCCTGCACCGGAATTTCCAGGGTTACACCACGCGGGCTGAATGCGATTTGATTGGTTTTGGCATTTCGGCCATTGGCAAGGTCGGCGATGCCTATGTGCAGAACCACCATTCCCTGAATGCCTATCGCGACATTCTGGCGCGTGACGAACTGCCCACGGCCAAAGGCTTCAGCCTCAGCCGTGATGACGCCCTACGCCGCGAGATCATCATGACGCTGATGTGCAGCATGCCCTTGGATTTTGCTGCCTTTCAGCAGCGCCATGGCTGCGATTTCCGGGCCTGTTTTGCCGACGAACTGACACGGCTGGACCCTTATATACAGGCTGGTTTGCTGGCGCTGGACGATCGGGGCTTGCAGGTGCTGCCGCGTGGCCGGGTGTTTGTGCGGGCCTTTGCCATGGTGTTTGACCAGTATGTGGGCCGTCCGCGAGTGGCCACTTACTCGAAACTAATCTGA
- a CDS encoding DUF2249 domain-containing protein, translated as MNHPDITLDVRSLPPPEPLEHCLEALADLAPGQRLHLLIDREPYPLYTMLDRDGFQHQCTFEESHFQVTIWTD; from the coding sequence ATGAACCACCCCGACATCACGCTGGACGTGCGCAGCCTGCCCCCGCCCGAACCCCTGGAACACTGCCTGGAAGCCCTGGCGGACCTGGCCCCAGGCCAGCGTCTGCACCTGTTGATCGACCGCGAGCCCTATCCGCTGTACACCATGCTGGACCGTGATGGTTTTCAGCATCAGTGCACTTTCGAGGAAAGCCATTTCCAGGTCACCATCTGGACTGACTGA
- a CDS encoding Na+/H+ antiporter subunit C, giving the protein MEWILSLAIGVLAGSGIWLLLRPRTFQFIMGLALLSYAVNLFIFAMGRLRLDAPPVIDPNWADPARYADPLPQALVLTAIVIGFATTALFLVVLLASRGMSDTDHVDGEEHRP; this is encoded by the coding sequence ATGGAATGGATTCTATCCCTGGCTATCGGCGTCCTGGCGGGTTCCGGCATCTGGCTGCTGCTGCGCCCCCGTACTTTTCAGTTCATCATGGGGCTGGCACTGCTGTCCTATGCCGTCAATCTGTTCATCTTTGCCATGGGCCGCCTGCGACTGGATGCCCCTCCGGTGATCGACCCGAACTGGGCCGACCCCGCCCGCTATGCCGACCCCCTGCCCCAGGCGCTGGTGCTCACGGCCATCGTCATCGGCTTTGCCACCACCGCCCTGTTTCTGGTGGTGCTGCTGGCTTCGCGCGGCATGAGCGACACCGATCACGTTGACGGCGAGGAACACCGCCCATGA
- a CDS encoding K+/H+ antiporter subunit F, whose protein sequence is MTSTLILNWAIGFALLCFVLGLACAAIRLMRGPRAEDRILALDTIYINGMLILLVLGLRFEAGLYFDVALLIALFGFVGSASLAKFLLRGEVIEP, encoded by the coding sequence ATGACTAGCACCCTGATCCTGAATTGGGCCATCGGGTTTGCCCTGCTGTGTTTCGTGCTGGGCCTGGCCTGCGCCGCCATCCGTCTGATGCGTGGCCCCCGGGCCGAAGACCGCATCCTGGCCCTGGACACCATTTATATCAACGGTATGCTGATCTTGCTGGTCCTGGGCCTGCGCTTCGAAGCCGGCCTGTATTTCGACGTTGCCCTGCTGATTGCCCTGTTCGGCTTCGTCGGATCGGCATCTCTGGCCAAATTCCTGCTGCGCGGCGAGGTGATCGAACCATGA
- a CDS encoding Crp/Fnr family transcriptional regulator, translated as MNSSNTSGQRTDRPQSEADLSRKRRTRDLLAQVPLFNELPEQELEPIVQGTSELSIAKGEIVFRRGDPCVGFHVVVYGQIKLVFVSNSGVERVVRLIGPGDGFGEALMFMGEHYIVTAEALHDTLLLHVDRDALFDQIDRNPGVARKMLAGLSRRLYSLMGDVEAYTLHTGAQRLIAFLLREWPGQENQPFRIEISKSVIASRLNLTPEHFSRTLRDLSERGMIRVRGREFTILSVEGMRNYRG; from the coding sequence ATGAATTCTAGCAATACATCCGGGCAACGCACGGACAGGCCGCAGTCAGAGGCGGATTTATCGCGTAAGCGGCGCACCCGGGACTTATTGGCCCAGGTCCCTTTGTTCAATGAGTTGCCTGAGCAAGAGCTTGAGCCTATTGTCCAGGGAACCAGCGAGCTATCGATTGCCAAAGGTGAAATCGTTTTTCGCCGAGGCGACCCCTGCGTCGGGTTCCATGTGGTGGTATATGGTCAGATCAAGCTCGTGTTTGTTTCCAATTCCGGTGTCGAGCGTGTCGTCCGGCTGATTGGTCCGGGTGATGGTTTTGGCGAAGCCCTGATGTTTATGGGCGAGCATTACATCGTCACCGCCGAGGCCTTGCACGATACCTTGTTGCTGCATGTGGATCGGGATGCACTGTTTGATCAGATCGATCGCAATCCCGGCGTGGCCCGCAAAATGCTGGCGGGTCTTAGCCGCCGCCTATACAGTTTGATGGGTGACGTCGAAGCCTATACCTTGCACACGGGGGCGCAGCGTTTGATCGCGTTTCTGCTGCGCGAATGGCCGGGTCAGGAAAATCAACCCTTTCGGATTGAGATCAGTAAATCGGTGATTGCTTCACGCCTGAACCTCACGCCAGAACATTTTTCAAGAACGCTGCGAGACCTGAGCGAACGCGGCATGATCCGCGTTCGTGGGCGGGAATTTACGATCCTCAGTGTCGAGGGCATGCGCAACTACCGTGGTTGA
- the ubiU gene encoding ubiquinone anaerobic biosynthesis protein UbiU encodes MSSLSSSRPSVVPRHDLSDFELVCPAGSLPALKSAIDEGADCVYLGFRDATNARNFAGLNFDAAAIAQGIQYAHDRGRKVFLALNTYPQPDAWKLWRQAVDQAAGAGVDAVIMADPGLMEYASAHYPDLRLHLSVQGSATNHEAIQFYHERFGVVRAVLPRVLSVAQVQQVCENTPVEIEVFGFGSLCVMAEGRCALSSYATGESPNTHGVCSPAKHVRWQQTDQGLESRLNGVLIDRYDEGENAGYPTLCKGRFDVAGENYYALEEPTSLNTLELLPKLMAMGVRAIKIEGRQRSPAYVAQVTRVWRQAIDQARSVPARYSVHPAWMAELNKVAEGQQHTLGAYHRPWK; translated from the coding sequence ATGTCGTCATTGTCTTCTTCTCGCCCCAGCGTGGTGCCGCGCCACGATCTTTCTGACTTCGAACTTGTTTGCCCCGCTGGCAGCCTGCCTGCCCTGAAATCCGCCATCGACGAGGGCGCTGATTGTGTCTACCTGGGTTTTCGGGATGCCACCAATGCGCGTAATTTCGCGGGCTTGAATTTTGATGCCGCCGCCATTGCCCAGGGCATTCAGTATGCCCACGACCGGGGTCGCAAGGTTTTTCTGGCCTTGAACACCTATCCCCAGCCAGATGCCTGGAAACTATGGCGTCAGGCGGTGGATCAGGCGGCCGGGGCCGGGGTGGATGCCGTCATCATGGCCGATCCCGGCCTGATGGAATATGCCAGTGCCCATTATCCCGATTTACGCCTGCACCTGTCCGTGCAGGGGTCGGCCACCAACCACGAGGCCATCCAGTTCTATCACGAGCGTTTTGGTGTGGTCCGGGCAGTTTTGCCCCGGGTGCTGTCCGTCGCTCAGGTGCAGCAGGTCTGCGAGAACACACCGGTCGAAATCGAGGTCTTCGGCTTTGGCAGCCTATGCGTCATGGCCGAGGGCCGCTGCGCCTTGTCGTCCTATGCGACCGGCGAATCCCCCAATACCCACGGGGTATGTTCGCCTGCCAAACACGTACGTTGGCAGCAAACCGACCAGGGCCTGGAATCCCGCCTGAACGGGGTGTTGATCGACCGCTATGACGAAGGTGAAAACGCCGGTTACCCCACGCTGTGCAAGGGCCGCTTCGATGTGGCGGGCGAAAACTATTACGCCCTGGAGGAACCCACCAGCCTGAACACGCTGGAACTCTTGCCCAAGCTCATGGCCATGGGGGTGCGGGCGATCAAGATCGAAGGCCGTCAGCGCAGCCCCGCCTATGTGGCCCAGGTGACCCGGGTCTGGCGACAGGCCATCGACCAGGCGCGGTCGGTGCCGGCGCGCTATTCCGTGCATCCGGCCTGGATGGCCGAACTCAATAAGGTCGCCGAAGGCCAGCAGCATACCTTGGGCGCCTATCACCGCCCCTGGAAATAA
- a CDS encoding Na+/H+ antiporter subunit E: MRSILRWLPLPVLLLSLWLLLNDSLSTGQIALGLSIAVCLSLLAPILRPVRARLRHPITALRLTWHVACDIAQSNYLVSRRILLGDRTQASPGFLDIPLRIQDPHGLAALACIVTFTPGTVWSGHDTQRNILTLHVLDLSDAAALTLVIQERYEHPLMEIFE; this comes from the coding sequence ATGAGATCCATTCTGCGCTGGTTGCCCTTGCCGGTTTTATTGCTCAGCCTGTGGCTATTGCTGAATGACAGCTTATCGACCGGACAAATTGCCCTGGGGCTGTCGATTGCTGTTTGCCTCAGCCTGCTGGCACCTATTCTGCGGCCCGTACGGGCCCGCCTGCGCCACCCCATCACCGCCCTGCGGCTGACGTGGCATGTCGCCTGCGACATCGCCCAATCCAACTATCTGGTCAGCCGCCGCATCCTGCTGGGCGACCGCACCCAGGCAAGCCCCGGCTTCCTGGACATCCCCCTGCGCATCCAAGACCCCCACGGACTGGCGGCCCTGGCCTGCATCGTCACCTTTACCCCAGGCACGGTCTGGTCCGGGCACGACACACAGCGCAATATCCTGACCCTGCATGTGTTGGACCTCAGCGACGCAGCCGCCCTGACCCTGGTCATCCAGGAACGCTACGAGCACCCACTGATGGAGATCTTCGAATGA
- a CDS encoding monovalent cation/H+ antiporter subunit A, producing MLLTLILAIPFAGSLCVALLPANARRSGAWIAGISALACLILTLLLTPELAASGLIKLSIPWIPSQGVDLTLRLDGYAWLFAIIISAMGALIALYAHYYLSAQDPAPRFFAFLLSFMGAMLGVVLAGNLIQLIVFWELTSLSSFMLIGYWQHRPEARRGARMALLITGGGGFCLLASMLIIGHIVGSYDLDAVLAAADRIRGHHWYPILLVLLALGALTKSAQFPFHFWLPNAMAAPTPVSAYLHSATMVKAGVFLLARFWPIFSGTDWWTWIIGGAGLCSLLLGAYAATFQRDMKSVLAYSTISHLGLITLLLGMNSPLALVAAVFHMINHATFKASLFMATGIVDHESGTRDLTRLSGLRTLMPLTATLAMVSAAAMAGVPLLNGFISKEMFFAETVFITGHWFTRWGLPLAAVIAGAFSVAYSLRLVLQVFFGPPATDLPRTPHDPARMMLIPCTVLVIICLAVGIFPEFTLGKTLQLVMHGLLGEQVPAFDLQVWHGINLPLIMSFVALLGGIGLYLGLRQRDQRTPGQVPIIYRFDGRQSFELALEAIDDWSARLLARLQTQHLQLQVLLLVLSTLIVAILPLWAGGWWPGTPVQPTALQWSFGLMWLTGGACAMAAAYQAKYHRTASLMLAGATGLITCITFAWLSAPDLALTQLTVEVVTTVLILLGLRWLPLRVDEFPGLTPWRTRWRHRRDLAVAVAGGTGLAILAYVMMTRPASHETISGFFVEQAWPLGGGANVVNVILVDFRAFDTFGEITVLATVALSVYALLRRFRPPAEALIMPPYLMGILPHPADSETANLKAPLPTGLMRVPAVLVRLLLPVSTLISLYFLLRGHNLPGGGFVGGLVMATGIILQYMVGGILWVEARPLIRPQTWIALGLLLAGLAAMSVWWMGQPLLSSYSLDLVLPLVGSMHLSSALFFDLGVYMLVVGSTILMLIALAHQSLRFHRNITEPADAPLVES from the coding sequence ATGCTTCTGACCCTGATCCTGGCGATCCCGTTTGCCGGTAGTCTGTGCGTGGCACTGCTGCCAGCCAATGCACGCCGCTCCGGGGCCTGGATTGCCGGCATCAGCGCCCTGGCCTGCCTGATCCTGACGCTGCTGCTGACGCCCGAGCTCGCCGCCAGCGGACTGATCAAACTCAGCATTCCCTGGATTCCATCCCAAGGCGTGGACCTGACCCTGCGCCTGGACGGCTACGCCTGGCTGTTCGCCATCATCATATCGGCCATGGGGGCGCTGATTGCCCTATATGCCCATTACTACCTCTCGGCCCAGGACCCGGCCCCCCGGTTTTTTGCCTTTCTGCTCAGTTTCATGGGGGCCATGCTGGGGGTGGTTCTGGCGGGAAACCTTATCCAGTTGATCGTCTTTTGGGAACTCACCAGCCTGTCGTCCTTCATGCTGATCGGCTATTGGCAGCATCGACCAGAGGCACGGCGCGGCGCGCGCATGGCACTGTTGATTACCGGCGGCGGGGGCTTTTGCCTGCTGGCCAGCATGCTCATCATCGGCCATATCGTGGGCAGCTACGACCTCGATGCCGTGCTGGCTGCCGCCGATCGCATCCGCGGCCACCACTGGTACCCCATTTTGTTGGTGCTGCTGGCGCTGGGCGCACTGACCAAAAGCGCACAATTTCCCTTTCATTTCTGGCTGCCCAACGCCATGGCCGCCCCCACCCCAGTATCGGCCTATCTGCACTCGGCCACCATGGTCAAGGCGGGCGTATTCCTGCTGGCGCGTTTCTGGCCGATTTTCTCTGGCACCGATTGGTGGACCTGGATCATTGGCGGGGCGGGTCTCTGTTCTCTGCTGTTGGGGGCTTATGCGGCCACCTTCCAGCGCGACATGAAAAGCGTGCTGGCCTATTCCACCATCAGCCACCTGGGCCTGATCACCCTGCTGCTGGGCATGAACAGCCCCCTGGCCCTGGTGGCCGCCGTCTTCCACATGATCAACCATGCCACGTTCAAAGCATCCTTGTTCATGGCCACCGGGATCGTCGACCACGAAAGCGGCACCCGCGACTTGACCCGCCTGTCCGGCCTGCGCACCCTGATGCCCCTGACCGCCACCCTGGCCATGGTGTCGGCGGCTGCGATGGCGGGCGTGCCTTTGCTCAATGGCTTTATCTCCAAAGAAATGTTCTTTGCCGAAACCGTGTTTATCACTGGACACTGGTTTACCCGCTGGGGCCTGCCCCTGGCGGCCGTCATCGCGGGCGCCTTCAGCGTGGCATATTCGCTGCGCCTGGTGTTGCAGGTGTTCTTTGGCCCGCCCGCCACAGACCTGCCGCGCACCCCGCACGACCCGGCGCGCATGATGCTGATTCCCTGCACGGTGCTGGTCATCATCTGCCTGGCCGTCGGGATTTTCCCTGAATTCACGCTGGGCAAGACCCTGCAACTGGTCATGCACGGTCTGCTCGGCGAGCAGGTTCCGGCATTCGACCTGCAGGTCTGGCACGGCATCAACCTCCCCCTGATCATGAGCTTCGTCGCCTTGCTGGGCGGGATAGGTTTGTATCTGGGCCTGCGTCAGCGCGACCAGCGCACGCCAGGTCAGGTGCCCATCATCTATCGATTTGATGGCCGCCAGAGCTTCGAGCTGGCCCTGGAAGCCATCGATGACTGGTCGGCCCGGCTGCTGGCCCGCTTACAGACACAACACCTGCAGCTCCAGGTATTGCTGCTGGTTCTCAGCACGCTGATCGTCGCTATTCTGCCCCTTTGGGCGGGCGGCTGGTGGCCGGGGACGCCCGTTCAGCCCACCGCCTTGCAGTGGTCTTTCGGACTGATGTGGCTGACGGGCGGGGCTTGTGCCATGGCAGCCGCCTATCAGGCAAAATACCACCGCACCGCATCCCTGATGCTGGCCGGCGCCACGGGCCTGATCACCTGCATCACCTTCGCCTGGCTATCCGCCCCTGATCTGGCCCTGACGCAGTTGACCGTCGAAGTAGTCACCACCGTGCTGATTTTGCTGGGTCTGCGCTGGCTGCCGCTGCGGGTGGACGAATTCCCCGGGCTCACCCCCTGGCGTACTCGCTGGCGCCACCGCCGCGACCTGGCCGTGGCGGTGGCCGGCGGCACAGGCTTGGCGATTCTTGCCTATGTCATGATGACCCGCCCCGCTTCCCATGAAACGATTTCCGGCTTTTTTGTCGAGCAGGCTTGGCCACTGGGCGGCGGCGCCAACGTGGTCAATGTCATTCTGGTGGATTTCCGAGCCTTCGATACGTTTGGCGAAATCACGGTGCTGGCCACCGTGGCCCTTAGCGTCTATGCCCTGCTGCGACGTTTCCGCCCGCCTGCCGAAGCCCTGATCATGCCGCCCTACCTGATGGGCATTCTGCCCCATCCGGCCGACAGTGAAACCGCTAACCTGAAGGCCCCCCTGCCCACGGGCCTGATGCGCGTGCCAGCCGTGCTGGTGCGCCTGCTGCTGCCGGTATCTACCCTGATTTCTCTGTATTTTCTGCTGCGCGGGCACAACCTGCCCGGCGGCGGTTTTGTCGGCGGCCTGGTCATGGCCACCGGCATCATCTTGCAGTACATGGTCGGGGGCATTCTGTGGGTTGAAGCCCGGCCCCTGATCCGGCCCCAGACCTGGATCGCCCTGGGCCTGCTACTGGCGGGGCTGGCCGCCATGTCGGTCTGGTGGATGGGACAGCCGCTGCTCTCGTCCTACAGCCTGGATCTGGTCCTGCCGCTAGTCGGCAGCATGCACCTGTCCAGCGCCCTGTTCTTCGACCTGGGGGTCTATATGCTGGTGGTGGGTTCCACCATCCTGATGCTGATCGCCCTGGCCCACCAGTCCCTGCGTTTCCATCGCAACATCACCGAACCGGCCGATGCGCCGCTTGTGGAGTCCTGA